In Desulfosoma sp., the sequence CCGTTACGTTTTTCCTGGTGCCGAAGCGGGGACTCGAACCCCGACAGGCCTATTGCCCACTAGATCCTGAATCTAGCGCGTCTACCAATTCCGCCACTTCGGCATTATTTAACAAAAAAGGCATTGCCTTGGAAGCGGCGATAAACTATGGTAAAAGCCTTCAGGTGTCAAGGGTAATTTGTGATGAAAGCGGAGGTTCTCAGAGTCGCAATGAGGGTGATTCGTCGGTTGGAAGACATTCAAAAACCCCTTCAGAATCCCGTGATGACCATCGGCAATTTCGATGGAGTGCATCGCGGTCATAAGGTCTTGTTTCACCGGGTGGTGGACTGGGCGAAGAAACTTGGAGGCCAATCGGTGGTCATGACCTTTGACCCCCATCCTCTGCAGGTGTTGGCGCCGTCAGGAGGGCCCGATTTCATCACATCTCCCGGCAAGAAGCTCCAGCTTATTGAAGCTGAAGGAATCGATGTGACCATCGTGGTTCCCTTCAGCAAGGACTTCGCCCAAATTTCCGCCCATGATTTCGTCAAAGACCTGTTGGTGGATCGTATCGGCGTCCGCGGCATTGTGGTCGGCTACGATTATCGGTTTGGCAGGAATCGAGAGGGCGACATTCGCCTGTTGCGGGAGTTGGGGAATCGTTACGGATTTCAGGTAGAGATGGTATCCGGCATCGAACTTGAGGGCACTCTGGTCAGCAGCACCGCCATCCGTCAGCTCATTCGAGATGGGCAGATGGAAGAAGCGGAAAGGCTTTTGGGGCGGCCCTATGAAATTGTCGGGCGCGTCGTCAAAGGTCGAGAACGAGGGCGGCTTTTGGGATTTCCCACAGCCAACGTGGATATACAAAAGCAGGTAGCACCCAAGCCCGGGGTGTATGCCGTGGAAGTGGAAATCGAGGGGGAGACTTACGGAGGTGCCGCTAACTTCGGCTGGAACCCCACCTTTGGTGATCCGACACCCTCTCTTGAAGTTCATGTCCTTGATTTTGAAGGAAATCTGTACGGTAAAGATATTGCCGTGCGTTTTGTGGAAAGGATTCGAGACGAGAGGCGTTTTCCCGGTCCTGAAGCCCTCGTCGCACAGATTCAGAGGGACGTGGAAACCGTACGCAGCATTCTTACCTCCAAAAAACCTATGGCCCTGGCCGCCTCATGCTAGGAAGGCTGTTCCGCCGTGGGAAACCCCGGTGTTTTGTCCCTCGCGTGCAGCCGGATCTGTCCTTCCTTCGAGACCAACCATGTTCAGAGATCCGCCGGGGCGGCTCCATATGTCCGCCCCTAGGTCGTTCAGGCACGACAATCCATTGGGGCGGTCACACAGGTCCGCCCCTGCAAAGAATCGGTCACGAGCGGGCTGCTGCCCGTCTTGCAAGGAAACGTGAGCCTGCAGAGCCTCAAGACACGACAAGGCGGGTACCGAGAAGGTCCTCGTTTACATCCTCCGGTGATGTCTTTTCCAAAGCGGTTTCAGCCAGAGAGCTCTCTTGGAGCGCTTCAGCCTTCTCGGGAAGGAAAAAGTTTTCCACCTTGTCCTGAAGAACTTCCAGCAGGGGCATGAGCGTGTTGCGGTCGATGGCGGAAACCGCGACGGCATCATAACGGCGCAGGGCCCTGGCCACAGTTTCGGAATCC encodes:
- a CDS encoding bifunctional riboflavin kinase/FAD synthetase gives rise to the protein MKAEVLRVAMRVIRRLEDIQKPLQNPVMTIGNFDGVHRGHKVLFHRVVDWAKKLGGQSVVMTFDPHPLQVLAPSGGPDFITSPGKKLQLIEAEGIDVTIVVPFSKDFAQISAHDFVKDLLVDRIGVRGIVVGYDYRFGRNREGDIRLLRELGNRYGFQVEMVSGIELEGTLVSSTAIRQLIRDGQMEEAERLLGRPYEIVGRVVKGRERGRLLGFPTANVDIQKQVAPKPGVYAVEVEIEGETYGGAANFGWNPTFGDPTPSLEVHVLDFEGNLYGKDIAVRFVERIRDERRFPGPEALVAQIQRDVETVRSILTSKKPMALAASC